The following coding sequences lie in one Gadus macrocephalus chromosome 1, ASM3116895v1 genomic window:
- the LOC132459939 gene encoding putative nuclease HARBI1, giving the protein MSCHPPPEDLVAVTNGFAGLARHRAFGKAAGAIDGCHVRIKPPSGPDGHCYRNRKLFSSIILQAVCDHQGRFLDTYVGWPGSVHDSRVLRHSPLYRSLYPPPGHFILADGGYPCLQHPLPLITPYKRPVRGVGAQRFNWHHSRARSIIERAFGMMKTRFRAIFLQALEVHHTFVPHVITACAILHNICLGADDIMAPEEEDEPEDDVEEDEGGDGLEAASGASWRDQLSWRRPPLTTNIYRQVI; this is encoded by the exons ATGTCCT GTCATCCACCTCCTGAAGACCTGGTGGCAGTGACCAATGGGTTTGCAGGGCTGGCAAGACACCGCGCTTTTGGGAAAGCAGCGGGAGCAATCGACGGCTGCCATGTCCGTATCAAGCCACCGAGCGGCCCTGATGGTCACTGCTACAGGAACAGGAAACTGTTTTCCTCCATAATTCTGCAGGCTGTTTGTGACCATCAGGGCCGCTTCCTTGATACGTACGTGGGCTGGCCTGGATCAGTCCATGACTCCAGAGTCCTCCGCCACAGCCCACTGTATAGGTCACTCTACCCTCCTCCAGGGCACTTCATCCTTGCAGACGGCGGGTACCCTTGCCTCCAACACCCACTACCCCTCATCACTCCCTACAAGAGGCCAGTGCGAGGTGTGGGAGCCCAGCGCTTCAACTGGCATCATTCCAGGGCACGCTCCATTATAGAGCGTGCTTTTGGAATGATGAAGACCAGGTTCAGGGCCATCTTCCTGCAAGCGCTGGAGGTGCACCACACCTTCGTACCTCAC GTCATAACAGCATGTGCCATCCTCCACAACATCTGCCTTGGGGCCGATGACATCATggccccagaggaggaggatgagcctGAGGACGAtgtagaggaggatgaggggggcgATGGTTTGGAGGCAGCCAGTGGTGCTTCCTGGCGGGACCAGCTgtcctggaggaggcccccccTGACCACTAATATATACAGGCAAGTAATATAA